The proteins below are encoded in one region of Lactuca sativa cultivar Salinas chromosome 3, Lsat_Salinas_v11, whole genome shotgun sequence:
- the LOC111893922 gene encoding proline-rich receptor-like protein kinase PERK2, producing the protein MLNVNILPILLLTLHIKPICRHHHRHLHHPPPALHTTTTTTSTATHHHEYLRYYHPSPTSTVTSTTTHHCRHHPLQSHLPHPPLPQPPTTTTVTITCHLYHYTTSPSTTTTIPPLTSSPPPPPTPLPPPSSPPPLPPPLLPPLLHHPPPLPLLIDSHHRYHLRHYPRSPMSPSTLALSSSTSLSRSPTIFYQPNIIWNCIQISFLQTKQNMELN; encoded by the exons ATGTTGAATGTTAACATATTACCCATTTTACTTTTAACACTACATATAAAACCTATATGTCGCCACCACCAtcgccacctccaccacccaccaccagCGCTacataccaccaccaccacaacctccACTGCCACCCACCACCATGAGTACCTCCGTTACTACCACCCTTCGCCCACTAGCACCGTCACCTCCACCACCACACACCACTGTCGTCACCACCCACTACAATCACATCTGCCACACCCACCACTGCCacaaccacccaccaccaccactgtcACCATCACTTGCCACCTCTACCACTACACCACCTCCCCCTCTACCACTACGACCATACCACCACTGACATCatctccgccaccaccaccaacaccTCTGCCACCACCCTCATCACCACCACCGTTGCCACCACCATTGCTACCTCCACTACTACACCACCCACCACCTCTTCCACTACTCATTGACAGCCACCATCGTTATCACCTCCGCCACTACCCCAGATCACCTATGTCGCCATCAACACTAGCATTGTCGTCGTCAACATCACTCTCACGATCACC TACCATTTTCTACCAACCAAACATAATATGGAATTGTATTCAAATTTCATTTCTACAAACCAAACAGAATATGGAATTGAATTAG